Below is a genomic region from Cupriavidus sp. P-10.
GGCGAGCATCACCGATCCGATGCGCGTGGGCCATGCAGCGGGCCGAAGGTAGCTCGACAGATCCGCCATCATCTGATCGGCCCGTTGCCGGGTCATTCGTTGATCGTAGGGTGCGATCTCAGTGTCGGGTTCCAGGAAGCCATGGCGCGCGGATAGGATCAGGACGCGCGGCACCGCATCGCTGCGCAGATGTGCCCGGTACGATTGGTACATGACGCCTCGGTATAGGTCGATAGCCCGCGCATCCCGATCGAGCTTCGAGCCGGAACAGGCCATCAAAAGCAGGGCTGGCTCGACGGCTTCGTCGCAGAGCGCTGGCGCGGTCGGAATCAGGGAAAGTTGCGTGGTGGAGAGCATGGGCATGGTGTCGCGTTGCATGCTTTTCACTCTACAGACCTACCGTGAAAGTCAAGGCAGCCGCGTACCCAGGTATTTGTTGGACCGTGCCATCGGCCGCTCCCACCGGCAATCGAACCTGCCGAGGGTTGGTTGGCCCAGGATCGCCGCCGGGACGGCGATGGAAGCGAGGATGAGTTTGGTCATGCTGGCCTTGTAGTCGGATTCATTGGGGCGGGCGATACCTCATAGTGCCGCCGTTACCCGCGAACTTCCGCGATGAAGCCATAGCGACAGGCTGATACGAATGCGATCTCGCTTCAACCGAAAAACCAAAAAAATCAAATGAAGAAGACCACATTGTCGACCTGCCGATACGGCATCGGTGCCCACTGCGGAACTCGCGCATCATCGAGACGAAAGACGCTGAACCATGTGACTGTCCGGGATAGGGCGCTACGGGCTGGGACACGCATCGAGGCTGTTCAGCCAGTGATGCACCAAACCTGCCTGCTCGACCTTGTCCATCAGGCGCACCACGGATTCGCCGAAAACCAGTTCCGGCTCCGCCAGGGCTTGCCCGGTGGCACGCGTTGCGGACCCAGCGCGATGCCGTGCGCGATGCTGAACTATGCATCGTGCACATGCCGGATATCCCAGTTGAGTCATACCGGCTGCTCGACGAAGCCTTCGACCCAGACCTTGATGCCGTTGATCCCATCCGGTCGCAGCTCGTCTGGCCGACGATCTCGTTGAGGCTGTTCGACGCCGAAACGTTTTCCACGCCGGGGTCCCTCGTCACACAAATTGCGGAAGCCCCGTCTTTACTACCCTTCACAGGGGTCGCTGGCGATGAAGATCAAACGCGACACGCTGGGCGCGGCGCGTCAGGGGTGAACGGGCCGGTCCCTCGAGACGAGAGGCCTACGCCTCTATCTGGTCCTCTCTTCCCGTCTCTGCCGCTCGGCCCGACACTGCTTCAAAGTCGGCTATCGCAAGTACTACGGCCATCAAGTCAGCCGACACATCTGGTCGGCGGACATCTTCAAAAGTCTTTGAGCCGTTACATCTAATCAATTCTACGCGACAACGGATCAATTCTGTCGAGGCGGCGACCCGCATCATAGCTACCAGCGCGCACGGCCTGCCTTCGCAGACACCGGAGCCTACCAAGGAGAACACCATGCACTTCCTCGACGGGGCCCTGCTGCCCGAAAACCAGGAAAAACTTGTCATCACCGCCGCGCCTTATGGCCCGCAATGGGAGCCGGGCGACTTTCCCTCCGACATCCCGGTCACGATCGAGGAACAGGTGCAGAAGGCAGTGGACTGCTACAACGCCGGCGCCACCGTGCTCCATTTCCATGCCCGCGAGGACGATGGTTCTGGCTGCAAGAACCTCGACCGCTTCAACGAGCTGCTATCGCGCCTGAAGCAGGCGGTGCCCGACATGATCATCCAGGTCGGCGGCTCGATCTCGTTCGCGCCGGTCGAGGAAGGCTCGCCCGCCGAGTGGCTGAGCGACGAGACGCGCCACATGCTGGCGCGTCTGAAGCCGACGCCCGAGCAGGTCACGGTGGCAGTCAACACCGGCCAGATGAACACGGTTGAGATCATGACCGCTGAGGACTGCGCGGGCACCTCGTTCGAGCGCAAGGCGGTCTATGACGCCTACGAAGAGATGATCGTTCCGGCCGGGCCGGCGTGGTTGCGCGAACACCTCGCCCAGCTGGCGGCCAACGGCATCCAGCCGCACTTCCAGATCACCATGAAGTCGGGCCTGGTCACCCTCGAGCGCCTGATCCGGCGTGGCCTCTACAAGGGGCCGCTCAATGTGAACTGGGTCGCGCTCAGCGGCGGCTTCGACAACCCGGACCCCTACAGCATGATGGAGTTCATTCGCCTTCTCCCCGATGGGTCGACGCTCACACTGGAATCGCTGATGCGCGCCACCCTGCCGGTCAACACCATGGCGATTGCCATGGGCCTGCACGTGCGCTGCGGCATCGAGGACACGATCTGGGGCCCCACCGGCGAGCCGATGTCAAGCGTGAAGCAGATCGAACAACTGGTGCGCATCTCGCACGAACT
It encodes:
- a CDS encoding 3-keto-5-aminohexanoate cleavage protein, coding for MHFLDGALLPENQEKLVITAAPYGPQWEPGDFPSDIPVTIEEQVQKAVDCYNAGATVLHFHAREDDGSGCKNLDRFNELLSRLKQAVPDMIIQVGGSISFAPVEEGSPAEWLSDETRHMLARLKPTPEQVTVAVNTGQMNTVEIMTAEDCAGTSFERKAVYDAYEEMIVPAGPAWLREHLAQLAANGIQPHFQITMKSGLVTLERLIRRGLYKGPLNVNWVALSGGFDNPDPYSMMEFIRLLPDGSTLTLESLMRATLPVNTMAIAMGLHVRCGIEDTIWGPTGEPMSSVKQIEQLVRISHELGRGVASAQEARAIFKIGTQYQTTEQTLAELRYPTARRPVRPALAERKVAA